In a single window of the Nitrospirota bacterium genome:
- a CDS encoding YdcF family protein: MFILLKLIKPFLLPPTLIAIGMATSFLLLLRKRQRLGKAFLLLTLATYYLLSIEPVAYLLAKNLENKMAIGKMEEETANVEAIVVLAGGIDKKGGHRPYHELSGISWRRLWHGIELYKEFKGKIPILYSGGSGDPFDPVSVEAELAMNYAVSMGIPKEKFWIENSSRNTYESGIEIKRILKGRFPGVERHRIILVTSALHMLRSMKVMKKAGINTIPSSADFAIGSLSLDPLSFSPSDSNFSISTFSIHEWIGIGGYWLLGRI; the protein is encoded by the coding sequence ATGTTTATACTGCTGAAGTTAATAAAGCCCTTCTTACTGCCCCCAACCCTGATTGCCATTGGGATGGCAACAAGTTTCCTTCTCCTTCTCCGTAAAAGACAAAGATTGGGCAAAGCTTTTTTGCTCTTAACATTAGCAACTTATTACTTGCTATCCATCGAACCGGTTGCTTATTTACTTGCAAAAAATCTTGAAAATAAGATGGCTATTGGAAAGATGGAGGAAGAAACTGCGAATGTAGAGGCAATTGTTGTTCTTGCTGGCGGTATAGATAAGAAGGGTGGTCACCGTCCTTATCACGAATTGAGCGGAATCAGTTGGAGAAGGTTATGGCACGGGATTGAGTTATATAAAGAGTTCAAAGGCAAAATACCCATTCTTTATAGCGGTGGCAGTGGTGATCCCTTTGATCCTGTCTCTGTGGAGGCTGAACTTGCAATGAACTATGCCGTATCTATGGGCATTCCTAAAGAAAAGTTTTGGATAGAGAACTCTTCAAGAAATACTTATGAGAGTGGAATTGAGATTAAACGCATCCTTAAAGGTCGCTTCCCTGGAGTTGAAAGGCACCGAATAATTCTGGTGACATCAGCCCTTCATATGCTACGGTCTATGAAGGTAATGAAAAAAGCAGGTATAAACACAATTCCTTCTTCTGCTGACTTTGCTATAGGTTCACTAAGTTTAGATCCATTGAGTTTTTCCCCCTCTGATTCTAACTTTTCTATATCAACTTTCAGTATCCATGAATGGATAGGAATTGGCGGCTACTGGTTACTCGGGCGAATATAG
- a CDS encoding glycosyltransferase family 4 protein: MITELSVGGAQEYALLAVEGLNRNKYEVHLGSSPGGEWESRASKVADRLIIIPNLRRGINPYYDAIVLFQLIKLIKKEKYHIIHTHSSKAGFLGRIAGRVAKAPIIIHTIHGFSFHQFMNPFIKQLYALLEKVSARLSDILITVSEINRQEGINIAIAPKEKFITIYNGFALEKFQINIDKKAKKRELGFNPELPLVGMVGRLAPQKAPQIFTLAAMKILNKYPNVQFALVGDGPLQGEIRSMINNDHRIKLFGNRDDVPEILHTLDIFALPSLWEGLPRSIVEAMICSLPIVATPAVGTLEVIEHNVTGLLVPYNDPDALADSIVYLLNNPSIACQLGENARERVIPKFSLELMIKKMEELYDWLVQKKRVISE, encoded by the coding sequence TTGATTACTGAACTTTCTGTTGGAGGAGCACAAGAGTACGCTTTACTGGCTGTAGAAGGTTTGAATAGAAATAAGTATGAGGTTCATTTGGGAAGTTCTCCTGGAGGAGAGTGGGAAAGTAGAGCATCTAAAGTAGCAGACAGATTAATCATAATTCCTAACCTAAGAAGGGGGATTAATCCATATTACGATGCTATTGTGTTGTTTCAGCTTATTAAGCTTATTAAGAAGGAAAAATATCATATCATCCACACCCATAGTTCTAAAGCTGGATTTCTGGGAAGAATCGCAGGAAGAGTTGCGAAAGCTCCTATCATTATCCATACTATTCATGGATTTTCCTTTCACCAGTTTATGAATCCCTTTATTAAGCAATTGTATGCTTTATTAGAGAAAGTATCTGCGCGATTATCAGATATCTTAATTACAGTTTCAGAGATTAATAGACAAGAAGGAATAAATATTGCGATCGCGCCTAAGGAGAAATTTATAACTATCTATAATGGTTTTGCTCTTGAGAAGTTTCAGATTAACATTGATAAAAAAGCTAAAAAGAGAGAGCTTGGGTTTAACCCAGAACTTCCTTTGGTAGGGATGGTAGGACGTTTAGCACCACAGAAAGCCCCTCAAATCTTCACTTTAGCAGCCATGAAGATATTAAATAAGTATCCCAATGTTCAGTTTGCTCTCGTTGGTGATGGTCCTTTACAAGGTGAGATTAGAAGTATGATTAATAATGACCATAGAATAAAGTTATTTGGTAATAGAGATGATGTCCCAGAAATTTTGCATACTCTTGATATCTTTGCCCTTCCTTCCTTATGGGAAGGGTTACCTCGCTCAATAGTAGAAGCAATGATTTGCTCCCTTCCAATTGTAGCCACTCCTGCAGTTGGTACCCTTGAAGTAATTGAGCATAATGTGACGGGTTTGTTAGTTCCTTACAATGATCCGGATGCTTTAGCAGATTCAATTGTATATCTTCTAAATAACCCATCTATCGCTTGTCAATTAGGTGAGAATGCAAGAGAAAGAGTTATCCCTAAATTCTCCCTTGAATTAATGATTAAAAAGATGGAAGAACTGTATGATTGGCTTGTTCAGAAGAAAAGGGTAATCTCTGAGTGA